From Ignavibacteria bacterium, one genomic window encodes:
- a CDS encoding PQQ-dependent sugar dehydrogenase — translation MARPILILISLICVAVSSYAQRTITLPKGTELNLRLLADNVGYPASMTQGNDGYLWLTDRVSGNVLRVHPITGVTTTVLTVDISVSPSDPNVRGGLYGIALHPSFTTGTPIVFVTSTRVGDTLVVERYRFDGEKLIEPRRIFATGGVPLSQGLTLETLADNTLLVSVGSYDNLDPNKMENVNGKVIRMTFEGEAVPSNPHFSETFPKSAGSYIYTSGHRNPLGLVQVPPTSSVNAGVIYSTEMGPLSFDEVNRLEAGSNYGWLNIAGYCTSAPQGMKCPLATMNQAPSGMAYYGSNAIPDWTNSLLIGTLRGRGLVVANLNEGGLVTNIDATRPSDDVMTLDEGQLIDLSLEGETERIMDVTVAQDGRVYAALYESGDAKRGRIVVLENPAVHNPTSVEGSDLAVSAGFSYGPNPARNELRIRLDEASPSQWTVSVVDIKGRTMYSVEVASSATEVLIPTASLASGVYMLVIKNESSTKTATFSR, via the coding sequence ATGGCTCGTCCGATCCTTATTCTCATATCGTTGATCTGCGTAGCAGTCTCTTCGTATGCTCAGCGCACAATCACCCTGCCCAAGGGTACTGAATTGAATTTGCGATTGTTGGCTGACAACGTTGGGTATCCTGCCAGCATGACTCAAGGGAACGATGGCTACCTTTGGCTTACAGACCGGGTGAGTGGGAACGTGCTTCGTGTCCACCCTATTACAGGGGTTACCACAACAGTTCTTACGGTTGACATCTCAGTGAGCCCGAGTGATCCCAATGTGCGCGGTGGTCTTTATGGCATTGCCCTGCACCCATCCTTCACCACAGGCACCCCTATAGTCTTTGTCACGTCAACACGGGTAGGAGACACGTTGGTTGTTGAGCGGTACCGTTTCGATGGTGAAAAGCTTATTGAACCACGGCGAATCTTTGCAACAGGAGGCGTCCCTTTGTCGCAGGGCCTTACCTTGGAAACGCTGGCTGACAATACGCTTCTCGTGAGTGTTGGGTCCTACGACAATCTCGACCCTAACAAGATGGAGAACGTGAATGGCAAGGTCATACGTATGACTTTTGAAGGAGAAGCCGTTCCGTCAAATCCCCACTTCTCTGAAACGTTCCCCAAAAGTGCAGGTTCATACATCTATACTTCAGGGCATCGCAACCCACTTGGCCTTGTACAGGTCCCGCCTACCTCTTCTGTCAACGCCGGAGTGATCTACTCTACGGAAATGGGCCCACTTTCTTTTGACGAGGTTAATCGCCTCGAAGCCGGTTCAAATTACGGTTGGTTGAACATAGCAGGCTATTGCACAAGTGCCCCTCAGGGGATGAAGTGCCCCCTTGCTACTATGAATCAGGCTCCAAGTGGAATGGCCTATTATGGCTCAAATGCAATACCGGACTGGACGAACTCCTTGCTGATCGGCACGTTACGTGGAAGAGGATTGGTTGTCGCCAACCTCAATGAAGGCGGTTTGGTCACCAATATTGATGCTACGCGTCCATCGGACGATGTAATGACGCTTGATGAAGGCCAGTTGATCGACCTCTCACTTGAGGGAGAGACCGAGCGTATCATGGATGTAACTGTAGCTCAAGACGGTAGAGTTTACGCAGCTCTGTACGAAAGTGGAGATGCAAAACGCGGTCGCATCGTTGTTCTTGAGAATCCGGCCGTTCATAATCCTACCTCTGTTGAAGGGTCCGATCTTGCCGTTTCAGCTGGCTTCAGCTACGGACCGAACCCTGCACGAAACGAACTCCGGATACGCCTGGATGAAGCCTCCCCATCACAATGGACCGTTTCTGTTGTGGACATCAAGGGTAGAACGATGTACTCAGTGGAAGTTGCTTCCTCCGCTACAGAGGTGTTGATCCCAACAGCTTCATTGGCCTCGGGCGTTTACATGCTCGTTATCAAGAACGAATCTTCAACCAAGACGGCAACGTTCAGTCGTTGA
- a CDS encoding ATP-dependent helicase: MFSSVRGRITEVRESEQHVVIEDASGVIHTVHLPPRSLGLSTWLSTREILIGREIGVVTRSGGSGRTWIVLDPDVVVDITEAAQLVTTSGVAEDQVLVKRMRRSGAMSLALTGTLVNTAFDILTRQPTLSDEVIMADAERTRPLSLAAAARENSLGKINDVLTRAMSALRAQYTTFSNGMIALEPHYISPTFGLQGRADICVRNGDTTRVIEMKAGSAASGVSVRPDHAAQVAGYTALVQATEPGRTVSAEVWYVQAEHVPIRPVNDVDQWLSLLIAARNVIIANDLALTKRQIGPVRRIMQSGSVTGGSSYDEHARADLAAALTYLDATEALVVRAWLGFTSADHEMVRIGGGSSRSTADLWRQDITEKRRASTVITDLELDESGSNMDRMHLVLRRQEPLTDCALRIGDPVILHPESNGEARPCDGPLFKAVLRTIGPLELEVSLRNKYAEVEDLIGRRWILEQDVLDTSVRSFYAAIRTFIDTPESKRSVLLGRRDPHHSPIKEIDAIGLTSEQKSIIERALASDELFLIQGPPGTGKTSAVLRSIVADLVNRPNERVLAVAYTNRAANEISAVLAHHGIAHLRHGSSEGALGERSIPVLGQRLSPQELSDAIAESRCIVSTVQSLYSSAEIWEFGAFTTAVVDEASQILETPLIGITSRVGRAILIGDQCQLPAVVTQRQDALVVRGPAFEEICMTSLGMSAFERLIRCAAKRGDERSTAMLTKQGRMHQDVMDFVSRTFYGGKLNTLAGWQCSKEPLPWSEILPSRTGFLSVESSDDQAQAEARVLVNLATAIHSHAVRSGHETSIGIITPFRVQNNAILAMLPTELTGVVSVDTVERFQGSERDVILYGTCVREPAELESIVSPTEVNGVVIDRKLNVAMTRARHQFILIGSPSVLQFSPAYAQAIRQLPRIYVQRNT; the protein is encoded by the coding sequence TGATCGGACGTGAGATCGGAGTAGTGACTCGATCAGGGGGCTCAGGTAGAACTTGGATCGTACTCGACCCAGACGTTGTGGTAGACATCACAGAGGCGGCTCAACTCGTCACCACCTCCGGAGTGGCAGAGGATCAGGTCCTTGTAAAGCGAATGCGGCGTTCAGGAGCGATGAGCCTAGCGCTCACAGGCACCTTGGTCAATACTGCCTTTGATATTCTCACACGTCAGCCAACCCTCTCTGACGAGGTCATCATGGCTGATGCCGAGCGTACAAGGCCACTTTCCTTGGCCGCCGCGGCTCGAGAGAACTCTCTGGGCAAGATCAACGACGTTCTAACGCGGGCTATGTCGGCTCTGCGAGCCCAATACACCACGTTCTCAAACGGTATGATCGCGTTGGAGCCCCATTACATCTCCCCTACGTTCGGGTTACAGGGCAGAGCGGACATCTGTGTACGCAACGGAGATACAACCCGAGTAATCGAAATGAAGGCAGGTTCGGCGGCTTCCGGAGTTTCCGTCAGACCTGATCATGCCGCACAGGTGGCTGGTTATACGGCCTTGGTGCAGGCAACGGAGCCAGGTCGAACGGTGTCGGCCGAGGTCTGGTACGTACAAGCGGAACACGTCCCGATACGCCCAGTGAACGACGTCGACCAATGGCTTTCCCTCTTGATCGCAGCCCGGAACGTGATCATCGCCAATGATCTTGCCCTTACGAAGCGACAGATAGGTCCTGTTCGACGCATCATGCAGTCAGGTTCGGTCACGGGCGGTTCTTCATATGACGAACATGCCCGCGCCGACCTGGCCGCGGCCCTCACCTACCTCGATGCAACAGAGGCCTTGGTTGTGCGTGCCTGGCTTGGATTTACCTCGGCCGATCACGAAATGGTGAGAATTGGAGGGGGCTCTTCACGATCCACCGCCGACTTGTGGCGACAGGACATCACAGAGAAGAGGCGCGCCTCAACCGTGATCACGGATCTCGAACTCGATGAGTCAGGATCGAACATGGACCGCATGCACCTTGTCTTGCGGAGGCAGGAGCCCCTTACAGACTGTGCTTTAAGGATCGGTGATCCCGTGATCCTTCATCCTGAGAGTAATGGTGAGGCACGACCATGTGACGGACCGTTGTTCAAGGCCGTTCTTCGTACGATCGGTCCGCTTGAACTTGAAGTATCTCTGCGGAACAAATACGCCGAGGTAGAAGACCTCATTGGTCGACGGTGGATCCTAGAACAGGACGTTCTCGACACATCGGTGAGATCTTTCTACGCAGCCATCCGAACATTCATTGATACACCGGAATCGAAGCGATCCGTGCTGCTGGGCAGGCGCGACCCGCATCATTCTCCGATCAAGGAGATCGACGCAATAGGGCTCACGTCCGAACAGAAATCCATTATTGAACGTGCCTTGGCCAGCGACGAACTCTTCCTGATCCAGGGTCCGCCTGGAACTGGCAAAACATCCGCCGTCCTGAGATCGATCGTTGCCGATCTCGTGAACCGTCCCAACGAGCGAGTGCTCGCCGTGGCCTATACCAACCGCGCTGCCAACGAGATATCAGCTGTACTGGCACACCATGGAATTGCCCACCTCCGTCACGGAAGTAGTGAAGGGGCTTTGGGTGAACGTTCCATTCCCGTACTCGGACAACGTCTTTCTCCGCAAGAGTTATCGGACGCTATTGCTGAATCGCGGTGCATCGTTTCTACCGTGCAGTCCTTGTACTCCAGTGCAGAGATCTGGGAATTCGGTGCGTTCACAACGGCCGTGGTCGACGAAGCGTCGCAGATCCTGGAGACACCGTTGATCGGCATCACAAGCCGAGTTGGCCGGGCCATCCTCATCGGTGACCAATGTCAACTGCCTGCCGTTGTTACCCAACGTCAGGATGCATTGGTCGTCCGTGGACCCGCCTTTGAAGAGATCTGTATGACGTCTCTTGGAATGTCGGCATTTGAACGCCTCATCCGTTGTGCTGCCAAGCGGGGCGATGAGAGGTCAACGGCGATGCTCACGAAACAAGGGCGGATGCATCAGGACGTTATGGACTTCGTTTCAAGAACGTTCTACGGTGGGAAACTCAATACCCTTGCGGGTTGGCAATGCTCCAAGGAGCCCCTTCCTTGGTCGGAGATCCTGCCGAGTAGGACGGGTTTCCTTTCCGTAGAATCCTCGGACGATCAGGCCCAGGCAGAAGCCCGTGTTCTTGTGAACCTTGCTACTGCAATTCACAGCCACGCTGTTAGGTCTGGACACGAGACATCCATTGGCATCATCACCCCATTTCGCGTCCAGAACAACGCCATCCTTGCGATGCTCCCTACCGAACTGACCGGCGTGGTGTCCGTGGACACCGTTGAGCGCTTCCAAGGCAGCGAACGCGATGTGATCCTCTACGGGACCTGTGTGCGGGAACCAGCAGAGCTTGAGAGTATTGTCTCTCCTACCGAGGTGAATGGCGTGGTGATCGATAGGAAGCTCAATGTGGCAATGACCCGGGCCCGACATCAGTTCATTTTGATAGGGTCACCGTCAGTTCTCCAATTCTCCCCAGCCTATGCTCAAGCGATCCGTCAACTTCCCAGGATTTACGTACAACGTAATACGTAG